A region of Maridesulfovibrio sp. DNA encodes the following proteins:
- the qrcC gene encoding menaquinone reductase iron-sulfur cluster-binding subunit QrcC has product MQHIEFDTKWTMVVDVDKCTGCGACMVSCQAENNIAPMEEGSNKLKTLTWMLVYELNNGKEFPNREVAYLPRPCMQCGHPACVPVCPVVATTKDEEGGIVSQIYPRCIGCRYCMAACPYHARYFGWLDPVWPGGMDKALSPSTSSRPRGVVEKCNFCHSRLLNARQRARNEGMDPNKLPDGWYQPACLEACPTGAISFGDSKNPEHKVHELIKSPNAFRILESIGMEPQVYYISRRDWVREQSDNHVAEDKH; this is encoded by the coding sequence ATGCAACACATAGAATTTGATACTAAATGGACCATGGTAGTCGATGTCGACAAGTGTACCGGTTGCGGTGCTTGTATGGTGTCCTGCCAGGCTGAAAATAACATAGCTCCCATGGAAGAAGGGTCTAACAAGCTTAAGACCCTTACCTGGATGCTTGTGTACGAACTCAATAACGGTAAGGAATTTCCCAACAGGGAAGTCGCCTACCTGCCCAGACCCTGTATGCAGTGCGGACACCCTGCCTGCGTTCCCGTCTGTCCCGTAGTTGCTACTACCAAGGACGAAGAAGGCGGAATCGTCAGCCAGATTTACCCCCGTTGCATCGGTTGCAGGTACTGCATGGCAGCATGTCCTTACCACGCTCGCTACTTCGGCTGGCTTGATCCGGTATGGCCCGGAGGCATGGACAAAGCTCTGTCCCCCTCAACTTCTTCCCGTCCGCGTGGTGTTGTTGAGAAATGTAACTTCTGCCATTCCAGATTGCTCAATGCACGTCAGCGTGCCCGTAATGAAGGTATGGACCCTAACAAGCTGCCTGACGGCTGGTACCAGCCTGCATGTCTGGAAGCCTGCCCCACCGGCGCAATTTCCTTCGGTGATTCCAAGAATCCTGAGCACAAAGTTCATGAACTGATCAAGAGTCCCAATGCTTTCCGCATTCTGGAGTCTATCGGAATGGAACCTCAGGTTTACTATATCAGCCGTCGTGACTGGGTTCGTGAGCAGAGTGATAACCACGTAGCTGAAGACAAGCACTAG
- the qrcB gene encoding menaquinone reductase molybdopterin-binding-like subunit QrcB encodes MGIDRRTFIQLVTGGVVGSLFTPVIWKTLDDASIWSQNWPWIPRLKYGALTEQASVAKFGASPCAEIVKSVGGSPYLTRGNAENEMSKGGVDPVSASGPQLMYSPSRINGPMKKIAEGKYESISWEDAEKLLSEKLAAVKGQKGKLAVVSGDATGTATEVLSGFASEMGADCYLMPCEEQGAAVALASMGGKGQIGYDLDNSDFVLFVGADAMDSWGSVVRNQRVYAESRPTGEDIKTTYVYAGSFQNNTAAAADKWIPVAPGTGAIFCLGLAYHMLKAGASASASDFADFKTLVMSRFSPDKVEKATGVAGVEMAALAKRIMKSSAPVVVAGSEFAQGAGAADVIAAAAVNMLAGSVNKDGGMKILPELPKAIDAAEGRSELAVKDFVAYLAGIAADKVAAPEVMMAYEANPVYALPQNTALAPAFEKAGFLVSFSTYMDETASKADLIMPNPTSYERFEDAQTPYGVGAAMLAASAPVAEPLYNSKPTVDVILGVASGLGIDLGYESADAVYQAKAEKAGADWDSLVEGAAYVSDSIESDSIKFAASVLSKAVTMPKGGEIALAPYSKLIFGTPTVAIPPLNVVAISKFELLGKDLVVQVNSKTAKKLGVSEGSKVKLGGAGGECAVRIHINEGVMNDVIAAPLGFGHTAWDAYSSGKGENISKLLTVGTESGTGLSVWTSSFVSIA; translated from the coding sequence ATGGGTATTGATCGCAGAACTTTTATTCAATTGGTAACAGGTGGTGTAGTTGGTTCACTCTTCACCCCTGTAATTTGGAAAACTCTGGATGACGCTTCTATCTGGTCGCAGAACTGGCCCTGGATTCCCAGGCTGAAATACGGTGCACTCACAGAGCAGGCTTCCGTCGCCAAATTCGGCGCGAGCCCCTGTGCGGAGATTGTTAAATCAGTAGGCGGAAGCCCTTACCTTACCAGAGGTAATGCAGAAAACGAAATGAGCAAGGGCGGTGTTGATCCTGTCAGCGCCAGCGGTCCCCAGCTCATGTACAGCCCTTCCCGCATCAATGGTCCTATGAAAAAGATTGCGGAAGGCAAATACGAGTCAATTTCTTGGGAAGATGCTGAGAAGCTTCTCTCTGAGAAACTCGCTGCTGTTAAGGGACAGAAAGGCAAACTCGCTGTTGTTTCCGGTGATGCTACTGGTACTGCAACTGAGGTTCTGTCCGGGTTCGCCTCTGAAATGGGCGCGGACTGTTACCTGATGCCCTGTGAAGAGCAGGGTGCTGCCGTGGCTCTTGCCAGCATGGGCGGAAAAGGTCAGATCGGTTATGATCTGGACAATTCCGATTTCGTCCTTTTTGTCGGTGCCGATGCCATGGATTCCTGGGGTTCGGTTGTGAGAAACCAGCGTGTTTACGCTGAAAGCCGCCCCACCGGTGAAGATATCAAAACTACTTATGTCTATGCCGGTTCTTTCCAGAACAACACTGCAGCCGCTGCAGATAAATGGATTCCGGTAGCCCCCGGCACTGGCGCCATTTTCTGTCTCGGTCTTGCTTACCACATGCTTAAGGCCGGAGCTTCCGCTTCCGCTTCCGATTTCGCCGATTTCAAGACTCTGGTTATGTCCAGATTCTCTCCCGACAAAGTGGAGAAAGCAACCGGCGTAGCAGGAGTGGAAATGGCAGCACTTGCCAAGCGTATCATGAAGTCTTCAGCTCCTGTTGTTGTTGCCGGTTCCGAGTTCGCTCAGGGCGCAGGCGCAGCTGATGTTATTGCCGCTGCCGCAGTTAATATGCTGGCCGGAAGCGTCAATAAAGACGGTGGTATGAAGATTCTCCCTGAACTGCCCAAAGCTATTGATGCGGCAGAAGGACGTTCCGAACTGGCTGTCAAGGATTTTGTTGCTTATCTTGCAGGTATCGCTGCAGATAAAGTCGCAGCTCCCGAAGTCATGATGGCTTATGAAGCCAACCCGGTTTACGCCCTGCCTCAGAACACAGCTCTGGCTCCTGCTTTTGAAAAAGCGGGCTTCCTTGTAAGCTTCAGTACTTATATGGATGAGACAGCTTCCAAAGCTGACCTGATTATGCCCAACCCCACCAGCTATGAGCGTTTTGAAGATGCACAGACTCCTTATGGCGTCGGTGCTGCAATGCTCGCAGCCAGTGCTCCTGTTGCAGAGCCTCTCTACAACAGCAAGCCCACTGTAGATGTTATTCTCGGCGTGGCTTCCGGACTGGGTATCGACCTTGGATATGAATCAGCAGACGCAGTTTATCAGGCCAAGGCCGAAAAAGCAGGCGCTGACTGGGATTCCCTTGTTGAAGGTGCTGCTTATGTTTCCGATTCAATTGAATCAGATTCCATCAAGTTTGCAGCCTCTGTTCTTTCCAAGGCGGTCACTATGCCCAAGGGCGGAGAAATTGCTCTCGCTCCTTATTCCAAGCTCATCTTCGGTACTCCCACTGTGGCCATCCCGCCATTGAACGTGGTTGCTATCAGCAAGTTCGAGCTGCTGGGCAAAGACCTTGTGGTTCAGGTCAACTCCAAGACCGCAAAGAAATTGGGCGTGTCTGAAGGTTCCAAGGTCAAGCTTGGCGGAGCGGGCGGAGAGTGCGCTGTAAGAATCCACATTAATGAAGGCGTAATGAATGATGTTATCGCCGCACCTCTTGGATTCGGTCACACCGCATGGGATGCATACTCCAGCGGTAAGGGCGAAAACATCTCCAAACTTCTCACTGTTGGCACTGAGTCCGGCACCGGTTTATCCGTGTGGACCAGTTCTTTCGTGAGCATCGCCTAA
- the qrcD gene encoding menaquinone reductase integral membrane subunit QrcD: protein MDSNLFPEGVKRCGLPKFLLWMVFPTAILLWGVYAAVQIFYYGIGVTGLDNYFGFGLWITFDLAVIALGAGAFFTGFLKYILKIDQLKNIINLAVILGFLCYSGAMLILTMDIGQPIRAWFGYWHPNVHSMLTEVIFCITCYCTVLIIEFIPLVLEQKQLNKIPFLHHFAHHLHVNMALFAGIGTFLSTFHQGSLGGMYGVMFGRPYAFREGFFIWPWTFFLFVLSAVGSGPVFTVLVCTLIEKMTGKKLVDYKVKALMGKIAGTMLCVYMFFKIIDTWAWAVGYLPSVGLTFEQMFHGNIYGQWLLWTEIVLCGIVPAIMLITPSIRNNPSLLYSAAILDCIGVTINRYVFTVQTIAIPVMPFDHWETYAPNWAEWATTLMICAYGALVLSLCYRYLPVFPQELKLNKK from the coding sequence ATGGATAGCAATCTCTTCCCCGAAGGCGTAAAACGTTGCGGACTGCCCAAGTTTCTGCTTTGGATGGTGTTTCCTACCGCAATCCTGCTCTGGGGCGTCTACGCTGCCGTACAGATTTTCTATTACGGTATCGGCGTAACCGGCCTTGACAACTACTTCGGGTTCGGCCTCTGGATTACTTTCGACCTTGCGGTTATCGCTCTTGGTGCCGGTGCATTCTTCACCGGTTTCCTCAAGTACATCCTCAAGATTGATCAACTTAAGAATATTATTAACCTCGCAGTAATTCTCGGATTTCTGTGCTACTCCGGCGCCATGCTCATTCTGACCATGGACATCGGGCAGCCTATCCGCGCATGGTTCGGTTACTGGCACCCTAACGTGCACTCCATGCTCACAGAAGTTATCTTCTGTATTACCTGTTACTGCACAGTTCTGATCATAGAATTCATTCCGCTGGTTTTGGAGCAGAAGCAGCTGAACAAGATTCCTTTCCTGCACCACTTTGCCCATCACCTGCACGTGAATATGGCATTGTTCGCAGGTATCGGAACCTTCCTGTCTACTTTCCACCAGGGTTCTCTCGGTGGTATGTACGGTGTTATGTTCGGCCGTCCTTACGCCTTCCGTGAAGGTTTCTTCATCTGGCCCTGGACTTTCTTCCTCTTCGTTCTCTCCGCTGTGGGGTCCGGTCCTGTTTTCACAGTGCTGGTTTGCACCCTCATCGAGAAGATGACCGGTAAGAAGCTGGTGGACTACAAAGTTAAAGCTCTGATGGGTAAAATCGCTGGTACCATGCTTTGCGTATACATGTTCTTCAAGATCATTGATACCTGGGCATGGGCAGTCGGTTACCTGCCTTCCGTCGGTCTTACCTTCGAACAGATGTTCCACGGTAACATTTACGGTCAGTGGCTGCTCTGGACTGAGATCGTGCTTTGCGGCATCGTTCCCGCAATCATGCTGATCACTCCTTCCATCAGGAACAACCCCAGCCTGCTGTACTCAGCAGCAATTCTGGACTGCATTGGTGTGACCATCAACCGTTACGTCTTCACTGTCCAGACTATCGCAATCCCGGTTATGCCTTTTGATCACTGGGAAACCTATGCACCAAACTGGGCAGAATGGGCCACCACCCTGATGATCTGCGCTTACGGTGCTCTGGTACTCAGCCTCTGCTACCGCTACCTGCCTGTGTTCCCTCAGGAACTCAAGCTGAACAAGAAGTAG
- the qrcA gene encoding menaquinone reductase multiheme cytochrome c subunit QrcA, with the protein MEEKRTSKQCGGVLPFFIGVLASLIVGWWVFPQVIYSQKTQPINFSHKVHVEGEGMDCESCHMFLEDGSFAGLPSNEKCAECHEDVLGESEAEEVYVTEYLQKGVEVPWLVYQYQPDNVYFSHMAHQGFECTDCHPDVGNSDTLPTYYENRISGYSKQTMKMWQCERCHAEVGTSNACYVCHK; encoded by the coding sequence ATGGAGGAGAAAAGAACATCGAAGCAGTGTGGAGGAGTTCTTCCTTTCTTCATCGGTGTCCTTGCGAGCCTGATCGTCGGTTGGTGGGTTTTCCCGCAGGTTATTTATAGCCAGAAGACTCAGCCGATCAATTTCAGTCACAAGGTTCATGTTGAAGGCGAAGGTATGGACTGTGAGTCATGTCACATGTTTTTGGAAGACGGCTCCTTTGCCGGTCTGCCTTCCAATGAGAAGTGTGCTGAGTGTCATGAAGACGTTCTCGGTGAATCCGAAGCTGAAGAAGTCTACGTGACCGAGTATCTGCAGAAGGGTGTGGAAGTACCCTGGCTGGTGTATCAGTATCAGCCTGATAACGTTTACTTTTCGCACATGGCACACCAAGGCTTCGAGTGTACGGATTGCCATCCCGACGTAGGCAATAGCGACACGCTGCCGACGTATTACGAAAACAGAATCAGCGGTTACAGCAAGCAGACCATGAAGATGTGGCAGTGTGAACGCTGTCATGCGGAAGTTGGTACCAGCAACGCATGTTACGTCTGCCATAAGTAA